A window from Aeromonas rivipollensis encodes these proteins:
- a CDS encoding ferredoxin--NADP reductase has protein sequence MAAWVEGRVLERIEWTPTLFSLRIAADLAPYKAGQFTKLALQRGEQRIQRAYSFVNPPSAPYHEFYLVEIPDGELTPSLGALQPGEALLVQSQATGFLTLDELPPGRDLWLLSTGTAIGPFLAILAEGEAFERFENLVLVQGVRKGEELTYQGLITSLVEQYGPRFHYVPFVSREPWPGALPGRIPAAIASGELQARVGLAFSAEHSQVMICGNPAMVKETQLTLLDLGLAKNLRRAPGNISVENYW, from the coding sequence ATGGCAGCCTGGGTCGAAGGTCGGGTACTCGAGCGCATCGAGTGGACGCCCACCCTGTTTTCCTTGCGCATAGCGGCGGATCTCGCCCCCTACAAGGCGGGGCAATTTACCAAGCTGGCCCTGCAACGGGGCGAGCAGCGGATCCAGCGCGCTTATTCCTTCGTCAATCCCCCCTCAGCCCCCTATCACGAATTCTATCTGGTGGAGATCCCGGACGGCGAACTGACACCCTCCCTCGGAGCCTTGCAACCGGGCGAGGCCTTGCTGGTTCAGTCCCAGGCCACGGGTTTCCTGACCCTGGACGAGCTCCCGCCGGGGCGGGATCTCTGGCTGCTCTCCACCGGCACGGCCATAGGCCCCTTCCTCGCCATACTGGCGGAGGGGGAGGCATTCGAGCGTTTCGAGAATCTGGTGCTGGTACAGGGGGTGCGCAAGGGGGAGGAGCTCACCTATCAGGGCCTGATTACCAGCCTGGTCGAGCAGTATGGACCCCGTTTTCACTATGTACCCTTCGTCAGCCGCGAACCCTGGCCCGGTGCGCTGCCCGGTCGGATCCCGGCGGCCATTGCCAGCGGCGAGCTGCAGGCCAGGGTCGGGCTCGCCTTCTCGGCCGAGCATAGCCAGGTGATGATCTGTGGCAATCCCGCCATGGTGAAGGAGACGCAGCTAACCCTGCTGGATCTGGGTCTTGCCAAGAACCTGCGCCGGGCCCCCGGCAACATCAGCGTGGAAAATTACTGGTAG
- the rplI gene encoding 50S ribosomal protein L9 — MQVILLDKIAKLGGLGDQVAVKAGYARNYLIPQGKAVMATKANIETFDARRAELEAKLAAGKAAAEERAAKLGELAAVVIASKSGDEGKLFGSIGTRDVAEAITAAGVAVAKSEVRMGNVLRNTGEYEVVVQLHADVKATVQIQVVAL, encoded by the coding sequence ATGCAAGTTATCCTGCTCGACAAAATCGCCAAACTGGGCGGTCTGGGTGATCAAGTCGCTGTTAAAGCTGGCTACGCCCGTAACTATCTGATCCCGCAAGGCAAAGCCGTTATGGCTACCAAGGCCAACATCGAGACCTTCGATGCTCGCCGTGCTGAACTGGAAGCCAAACTGGCTGCCGGTAAAGCTGCCGCTGAAGAGCGCGCTGCCAAGCTGGGTGAACTGGCTGCCGTTGTCATCGCCTCCAAGTCTGGCGACGAAGGCAAGCTGTTCGGTTCCATCGGTACCCGTGACGTGGCTGAAGCCATCACTGCTGCCGGCGTCGCCGTTGCCAAGAGCGAAGTCCGTATGGGCAACGTTCTGCGTAACACCGGCGAGTACGAAGTTGTTGTTCAGCTGCACGCTGACGTCAAGGCAACCGTACAGATCCAGGTTGTTGCTCTGTAA
- the rpsR gene encoding 30S ribosomal protein S18, with translation MARYFRRRKFCRFTAENVTEIDYKDIVTLKNYVTESGKIVPSRITGTRAKYQRQLARAIKRARYLALLPYTDLHNK, from the coding sequence ATGGCACGTTATTTCCGTCGTCGTAAGTTCTGCCGCTTCACCGCCGAGAACGTTACCGAGATCGACTACAAAGATATCGTTACTCTGAAAAACTACGTCACTGAATCTGGCAAGATCGTACCGAGCCGTATCACCGGTACCCGCGCCAAGTATCAGCGTCAGCTGGCACGCGCCATCAAGCGTGCTCGTTACCTGGCTCTGCTGCCGTACACCGATCTGCACAACAAGTAA
- the rpsF gene encoding 30S ribosomal protein S6, whose protein sequence is MRHYEIVFMVHPDQSEQVPGMIERYTGAITTAGGTIHRLEDWGRRQLAYPIDKLHKAHYVLMNVEAEQAVIDELETNFRFNDAVIRNMIMRTKHAVTEVSPMAKAKEERFTRRDDERREDAVEASSEE, encoded by the coding sequence ATGCGTCATTACGAAATCGTCTTCATGGTTCATCCGGACCAGAGCGAGCAAGTACCTGGCATGATCGAGCGTTACACCGGCGCTATCACCACCGCTGGTGGCACCATTCATCGCCTGGAAGATTGGGGCCGTCGTCAACTGGCTTACCCGATCGACAAGCTGCACAAGGCTCACTATGTTCTGATGAACGTAGAAGCTGAGCAGGCCGTTATCGACGAACTGGAAACCAACTTCCGCTTCAACGATGCCGTTATCCGCAACATGATCATGCGCACCAAGCACGCCGTGACTGAAGTTTCTCCGATGGCCAAGGCCAAGGAAGAGCGCTTCACCCGTCGTGACGACGAGCGCCGCGAAGATGCTGTTGAAGCGTCTTCCGAAGAGTAA
- a CDS encoding Nramp family divalent metal transporter, whose amino-acid sequence MQPALTTAIPARKFKLTLLGPAFIAAIGYIDPGNFATNIQAGSTFGYQLLWVVVWANLMAMVVQTLSAKLGIVTGKNLAEHIRDKLPKPAVWAYWVQAEIIAMATDLAEFIGAAVGFKLLFGVTLLEGACITAVVTWGILMLQSRGQKPLEFVVGGLLLFVAAAYIVELVFSRPHLPSLLEGALFPGLPNGDAVYLAAGVLGATVMPHVIYLHSALTQHTQDQGTLSQRLHSTRVDVAIAMTIAGFVNLAMMAMAAAAFHGMGNQPVAELETAYQTLTPLLGQAAATLFGLSLVASGISSTVVGTLAGQVVMQGFVRFTIPLWLRRAITMAPAFVVIAMGLNTTDILVLSQVILSFGIALALIPLLILTGDRALMGEHRNHPLTQAVGRLIVALVIGLNAYLLVTMI is encoded by the coding sequence ATGCAACCCGCATTGACCACGGCCATCCCGGCCCGCAAATTCAAGCTGACCCTGCTTGGCCCCGCCTTCATCGCCGCCATCGGCTACATAGATCCGGGCAACTTCGCCACCAACATCCAGGCCGGCTCCACCTTCGGTTATCAACTGCTGTGGGTGGTGGTCTGGGCCAACCTGATGGCCATGGTGGTGCAGACCCTCTCCGCCAAGCTCGGCATAGTCACCGGAAAGAATCTGGCGGAGCACATCCGGGACAAATTACCCAAACCGGCAGTCTGGGCCTACTGGGTACAGGCGGAGATCATCGCCATGGCCACGGATCTGGCCGAATTCATCGGGGCGGCGGTGGGCTTCAAGTTGCTATTCGGGGTGACGCTGCTGGAAGGGGCCTGCATCACGGCCGTGGTCACCTGGGGCATTCTCATGCTGCAATCCCGCGGCCAGAAGCCGCTGGAGTTCGTAGTGGGGGGTCTGCTGCTGTTCGTGGCCGCCGCCTACATCGTCGAGCTGGTGTTCTCCCGCCCCCATCTGCCCAGCCTGCTGGAGGGCGCCCTCTTCCCCGGCCTGCCCAACGGCGATGCCGTCTATCTCGCCGCCGGCGTGCTGGGGGCGACAGTGATGCCCCACGTCATCTACCTCCACTCGGCACTGACCCAGCACACCCAGGATCAGGGAACCCTGTCCCAGCGACTGCACAGCACTCGGGTCGATGTGGCCATCGCCATGACCATAGCCGGCTTCGTCAACCTGGCCATGATGGCCATGGCCGCAGCCGCCTTCCACGGCATGGGTAATCAGCCCGTGGCGGAGCTGGAAACGGCCTACCAGACCCTCACTCCCTTGCTGGGCCAGGCTGCCGCCACCCTGTTCGGCCTGTCACTGGTGGCGTCCGGCATCTCCTCCACAGTGGTCGGGACCCTGGCAGGCCAGGTGGTGATGCAGGGCTTCGTGCGCTTCACCATACCGCTCTGGCTGCGCCGGGCCATCACCATGGCCCCCGCCTTCGTGGTGATCGCCATGGGGCTCAACACCACCGATATCCTGGTGCTGAGCCAGGTCATTCTGAGCTTTGGCATAGCGCTCGCGCTCATTCCGCTGCTGATCCTGACCGGTGATCGCGCCCTGATGGGAGAGCATCGCAACCATCCACTGACCCAGGCAGTCGGTCGCCTCATAGTAGCCCTGGTGATCGGCCTCAACGCCTATCTGCTGGTCACCATGATCTAG
- a CDS encoding DMT family transporter: MTLSIFAAILLAALLHALWNALAKRQAEGRVSVLLVSLCSGLFSLPFLPLVGWPAPVEYPWLALSILLHCGYCLFLGRAYRLGEFGQIYPLARGSAPLVTLLLGALLLGEVPGVVAVAGALVLVGGVLLMAWRGGIRLAPAALCAVLITALFTAAYTLSDGIGARSAGEPVRYTLWLFTLTALVMPLLMRWQSRTALRSLTRTEWYSGALGGALSLLAYGIVIWAMTRAPIGLVAALRESSVLFAVLLSWLWLGERLGRVRLMAALVILCGILLIRLG; the protein is encoded by the coding sequence GTGACCCTCTCTATCTTCGCGGCCATCTTGCTGGCCGCCTTGCTGCACGCCCTGTGGAATGCGCTGGCCAAGCGTCAGGCCGAGGGGCGTGTCAGCGTGCTGCTGGTCTCTCTCTGCTCTGGCCTCTTCTCCCTGCCTTTCCTGCCGCTGGTAGGATGGCCGGCCCCGGTCGAATACCCCTGGTTGGCGCTCTCCATCCTGTTGCACTGCGGCTATTGCCTCTTTCTCGGCCGGGCCTACCGCTTGGGGGAGTTTGGCCAGATCTATCCGCTGGCCCGTGGCAGCGCCCCCCTGGTGACGCTGCTGCTCGGTGCCTTGCTGCTGGGGGAGGTGCCCGGTGTCGTGGCTGTGGCGGGGGCCCTGGTGCTGGTGGGCGGGGTCTTGTTGATGGCCTGGCGCGGTGGCATTAGACTGGCGCCTGCGGCCCTGTGCGCCGTGTTGATCACGGCGCTGTTTACCGCCGCCTATACCCTGTCTGACGGGATCGGGGCCCGCTCGGCTGGGGAGCCGGTACGCTACACCCTCTGGCTCTTTACCCTGACGGCCCTGGTGATGCCACTGCTGATGAGATGGCAGAGCCGCACCGCCTTGCGCAGCCTGACCCGGACCGAGTGGTACTCGGGCGCTCTGGGCGGCGCCCTCTCGCTGCTCGCCTATGGGATCGTCATCTGGGCCATGACCCGGGCCCCCATCGGGCTGGTGGCGGCGCTGCGTGAGAGCAGCGTGCTGTTTGCCGTGCTGCTCTCCTGGCTCTGGCTGGGGGAGCGGCTGGGGCGGGTCAGGCTGATGGCGGCCTTGGTGATCCTCTGCGGCATACTGTTGATCCGGCTTGGCTGA
- a CDS encoding GNAT family N-acetyltransferase → MNWSLKAWSELTTDELYELLALRAEVFVVEQTCPFLDLDGLDRREGVWHLQGYEGEHLAAYARIMAPGIGDDSGAAIGRVVTSPRSRGGGLGHSLIGEAVTACTARWPTHSIWLGAQAHLQGFYGQHGFAPEGEGYVEDDIPHIGMRKLPG, encoded by the coding sequence ATGAACTGGAGTCTCAAGGCCTGGTCCGAGTTGACTACGGACGAGTTGTACGAGTTGCTAGCCCTGCGGGCCGAAGTGTTCGTGGTGGAGCAGACTTGCCCCTTCCTGGATCTGGATGGGCTGGATCGCCGTGAGGGGGTCTGGCATCTGCAGGGCTATGAGGGAGAGCATCTGGCGGCCTATGCCAGGATCATGGCCCCCGGCATAGGTGACGACAGTGGCGCCGCCATAGGCCGGGTGGTCACCTCCCCCCGGTCGAGAGGGGGTGGTCTGGGTCACAGCTTGATCGGCGAGGCGGTGACAGCCTGCACGGCCCGCTGGCCGACGCACAGCATCTGGCTCGGTGCCCAGGCTCACCTGCAGGGCTTCTATGGTCAGCACGGTTTCGCGCCGGAAGGGGAGGGTTATGTGGAGGACGACATTCCCCACATCGGCATGCGCAAGCTGCCGGGCTGA
- a CDS encoding Crp/Fnr family transcriptional regulator, with protein sequence MDRPPFFRDRATDEQEAKRLLSFARPLRLAPKTCLWHAGDSPDLLVRVEQGLLRAKVVLADGREYVKEFYWEGDEFLGFHHLLSGEPARYSVEALEPCRLQLFQLADLRQLSCWPAWYQHLLEVQLRIKEEKELLLLTESPQARYQHFLQCFPALDARVPDHQIAAYLGITPISLSRIRKRLKSLNQG encoded by the coding sequence ATGGACAGGCCTCCCTTTTTCCGGGACAGGGCCACAGATGAGCAGGAGGCCAAGCGCCTCCTCTCTTTTGCCCGGCCCTTGCGGCTGGCCCCAAAAACCTGTCTCTGGCACGCTGGCGACAGCCCGGATCTGCTGGTCAGGGTGGAGCAGGGGTTGCTACGGGCCAAGGTGGTGCTGGCGGATGGGCGTGAGTACGTCAAGGAGTTCTACTGGGAGGGGGACGAGTTTCTCGGCTTCCATCACCTGCTCAGTGGCGAACCCGCCCGCTACAGCGTGGAGGCGCTGGAGCCCTGCCGGTTGCAGCTGTTCCAGCTGGCCGACCTGCGCCAGCTCTCCTGCTGGCCTGCCTGGTATCAGCACCTGCTGGAGGTGCAGTTGCGCATCAAGGAGGAGAAGGAGCTATTGCTGCTGACCGAGAGCCCCCAGGCCCGCTATCAGCACTTCCTGCAATGCTTTCCCGCACTGGACGCCAGGGTGCCGGATCACCAGATCGCCGCCTATCTGGGCATCACCCCTATCAGCCTGAGCCGCATTCGCAAACGGCTGAAGAGTCTTAACCAAGGTTAA
- the rlmB gene encoding 23S rRNA (guanosine(2251)-2'-O)-methyltransferase RlmB codes for MSTELIYGIHAVSALLERTPERFIEVWALKGRDDDRLQPLLTELESLGIKVQSVNRKTLDDKAEGNNHQGIMAKVIEAPKLAEHDLASLLDGLASRQAQPFLLVLDGVTDPHNLGACLRSADAAGVHAVIVPRDKATGLTSIVRKVACGAAEVVPLIQVTNLARTLRELQERGVWIVGTAGEADHDLYQAKLTGPMALVMGAEGKGMRRLTREHCDELVSIPMAGAVSSLNVSVASGVCLFEAVRQRRS; via the coding sequence ATGAGTACAGAACTGATATACGGCATTCACGCTGTATCCGCGCTGCTTGAGCGCACCCCGGAGCGTTTCATCGAGGTATGGGCCCTCAAGGGCCGTGATGACGACCGGCTGCAACCCTTGCTGACCGAGCTGGAATCCCTCGGCATCAAGGTGCAGAGCGTGAACCGCAAGACCCTGGATGACAAGGCGGAAGGCAACAATCACCAGGGCATCATGGCCAAGGTGATAGAGGCGCCCAAGCTGGCCGAGCACGATCTGGCTAGCCTGCTGGACGGCCTGGCCTCGCGACAAGCCCAGCCCTTCCTGCTGGTGCTCGATGGGGTGACTGACCCGCACAACCTCGGCGCCTGCCTGCGCAGCGCCGATGCGGCAGGGGTCCATGCGGTGATAGTGCCGCGGGACAAGGCCACGGGCCTGACCTCCATAGTGCGCAAGGTCGCCTGTGGCGCCGCCGAAGTGGTGCCGCTCATTCAGGTCACCAACCTGGCGCGCACCCTGCGCGAGCTGCAGGAGCGCGGTGTCTGGATAGTCGGCACCGCCGGCGAGGCAGACCACGACCTCTATCAGGCCAAGCTGACCGGCCCCATGGCGCTGGTGATGGGCGCCGAGGGCAAGGGGATGCGTCGCCTGACTCGCGAACATTGCGACGAACTGGTGAGCATCCCGATGGCAGGGGCGGTATCCAGCCTCAACGTCTCGGTGGCGAGCGGCGTCTGCCTGTTCGAAGCCGTGCGTCAGCGCCGCAGCTAA
- the rnr gene encoding ribonuclease R has product MSQKDPFLQREAEKYDNPIASREMLLELIKGHEKPMSREELAKVLKLTDEEPLEALRRRLRAMERDGQLVFTRNQCYALPDRLNLVKGYVLGHKDGFGFLRPEGGGSDLFLNNREMQRLMHGDYVLVQPTEIDRKGRQEARLVRLLKAREADIVGRYFVENGVGFVVPDDSRIGQDIIIPEGENKGARQSQVVVVRITQRATSRINAVGTVLDVLGENMAPGMEIEIALRTHGIPHTWPEEVTKEVAGLGEQVPEKAKEGRIDLRALPLVTIDGEDARDFDDAVFCEAKRGGGWRLWVAIADVSAYVKPGTALDAEAYQRGNSVYFPEFVVPMLPEVLSNGLCSLNPQVDRLCMVCEMTISAAGRMSGYKFYEAVMNSHARMTYSKVAGILDGEPKLRQQYEPLVGHIEELNNLYKALKHARHQRGAVEFESEETRFIFNAQRKIDQIVPLVRNDAHKIIEECMIQANVAAARYIEKNEASALFRVHDRPGEERLTGFRDFLAELGLELKGGLEPEPKDFAELAAKFEGRPDAELLSTMLLRSMRQAVYQADNIGHFGLALKSYAHFTSPIRRYPDLILHRAIKYQTAKEQQGNLRHKWTPSGGYHYQLEEVDPMGEHCSMTERRADDATRDVADWLKCEYMLDHVGDDFDGVIASVTGFGFFVRLADIHIDGLVHVSTLTNDYYQFDPLHMQLIGENFRRRYRLGDKVRVKVMGVNLDDRKIDFVMVEEPLQATGKNAKEMARKQAEIKKEKAKSAQRHEKRKEGKEIGKSDKGGRAKPSNRRPSKKARDKTKSTK; this is encoded by the coding sequence ATGTCTCAAAAAGATCCTTTCCTCCAACGCGAGGCCGAAAAATACGATAACCCCATCGCCAGTCGCGAGATGCTGCTGGAACTCATCAAGGGCCATGAAAAACCCATGTCCCGGGAAGAGTTGGCCAAGGTCCTCAAGCTGACCGACGAAGAGCCGTTGGAAGCCTTGCGCCGTCGTCTGCGCGCCATGGAGCGTGATGGGCAACTGGTATTCACTCGCAACCAATGTTATGCCCTGCCGGATCGCCTGAATCTGGTGAAAGGCTATGTGCTCGGCCACAAAGATGGATTCGGTTTTCTGCGCCCCGAGGGTGGTGGATCGGATCTCTTCCTGAACAACCGCGAGATGCAGCGACTGATGCACGGCGACTACGTGCTGGTGCAGCCGACCGAGATCGACCGCAAGGGTCGTCAGGAAGCGCGTCTGGTGCGCCTGCTCAAGGCCCGCGAGGCTGACATCGTCGGTCGCTACTTCGTCGAAAACGGCGTTGGCTTCGTGGTGCCGGATGACAGCCGCATCGGTCAGGACATCATCATCCCGGAAGGGGAGAACAAGGGGGCCCGCCAGAGTCAGGTGGTCGTCGTTCGCATCACCCAGCGCGCCACCTCCCGCATCAATGCGGTCGGTACAGTGCTGGACGTGCTGGGCGAGAACATGGCCCCTGGTATGGAGATCGAGATCGCCCTGCGCACCCACGGCATCCCGCACACCTGGCCGGAAGAGGTGACCAAGGAGGTTGCCGGTCTGGGCGAGCAGGTGCCGGAGAAGGCCAAAGAGGGTCGCATCGATCTGCGCGCCCTGCCGCTGGTCACCATAGACGGGGAAGATGCCCGCGACTTCGATGACGCCGTCTTCTGTGAAGCCAAGCGTGGTGGCGGCTGGCGCCTGTGGGTAGCCATCGCGGACGTCTCCGCCTATGTGAAGCCCGGTACTGCACTGGATGCCGAAGCCTATCAGCGCGGCAACTCCGTCTACTTCCCCGAGTTCGTGGTGCCCATGCTGCCGGAGGTGCTCTCCAACGGCCTCTGCTCTCTGAACCCGCAGGTTGACCGCCTCTGCATGGTGTGCGAGATGACCATCTCCGCCGCCGGCCGCATGTCCGGTTACAAGTTCTACGAAGCAGTGATGAACTCCCATGCCCGCATGACCTACAGCAAGGTGGCGGGGATCCTGGATGGCGAGCCCAAGCTGCGTCAGCAGTACGAGCCGCTGGTGGGTCACATCGAAGAGCTGAACAACCTCTACAAGGCGCTCAAGCACGCCCGTCACCAGCGTGGCGCCGTGGAGTTCGAGAGCGAGGAGACCCGCTTCATCTTCAACGCCCAGCGCAAGATCGACCAGATAGTGCCGCTGGTGCGCAACGACGCCCACAAGATCATCGAAGAGTGCATGATCCAGGCGAACGTGGCGGCCGCCCGCTACATCGAGAAGAACGAAGCCTCTGCCCTGTTCCGGGTGCACGACCGCCCGGGCGAAGAGCGCCTGACCGGTTTCCGCGACTTCCTGGCCGAACTGGGCCTGGAGCTCAAGGGGGGCCTCGAGCCCGAGCCGAAGGACTTCGCCGAGCTGGCCGCCAAGTTTGAAGGGCGCCCGGATGCGGAGCTGCTCTCCACCATGTTGCTGCGCTCCATGCGCCAGGCGGTCTATCAGGCCGACAACATAGGTCACTTCGGTCTGGCGCTGAAGTCTTACGCCCACTTCACTTCGCCGATCCGTCGTTACCCTGACCTCATTCTGCACCGCGCCATCAAGTACCAGACGGCCAAGGAGCAGCAGGGCAACCTGCGCCACAAGTGGACTCCGAGCGGTGGTTACCACTACCAGCTGGAAGAAGTGGATCCCATGGGCGAGCACTGCTCCATGACCGAGCGCCGTGCCGACGATGCGACCCGCGACGTGGCCGACTGGCTCAAGTGCGAGTACATGCTGGATCACGTGGGTGACGACTTCGACGGCGTCATCGCCAGTGTCACCGGTTTCGGCTTCTTCGTTCGCCTGGCGGATATCCACATCGACGGTCTGGTGCACGTCAGCACCCTCACCAACGACTACTACCAGTTCGATCCCCTGCACATGCAGCTGATCGGCGAGAACTTCCGCCGTCGCTACCGTCTGGGTGACAAGGTGCGCGTCAAGGTGATGGGCGTGAACCTGGACGATCGCAAGATCGACTTCGTAATGGTGGAAGAGCCGCTCCAGGCCACCGGCAAGAACGCCAAGGAGATGGCGCGCAAGCAGGCCGAGATCAAGAAAGAGAAGGCCAAGAGCGCCCAGCGCCACGAGAAACGCAAAGAGGGCAAGGAGATCGGCAAATCCGACAAGGGTGGCCGTGCCAAGCCCAGCAACAGACGACCGAGCAAGAAGGCTCGCGACAAGACCAAGAGCACTAAATGA
- a CDS encoding GGDEF domain-containing protein — translation MSKDSFAQSAAYLKQAVPLMIKYQIPTTPNNYHLWYNYVSGAMPELNNAVDHAIKLQGTFSLTTCERLYHQHLASQDEQQMEAMKLNLVAMANELGHSMQDALVDTGQFQAMLDKSFDKLSLIDDEGLSLDDTMAILRELVRESRDVRMSTLHFRNQLSSAEKEIKELKAALNETRKMATEDALTALLNRRAFDLEMDSLIRNKQPFSLIMTDIDRFKNFNDEYGHLLGDQVLRIVGKRLREVSKEGITAYRLGGEEFALLVPGRALALTRQMAESLRRVIERMSLLDRKSGRRIDHITASFGVGEYNGQETADALIERTDKLLYKAKELGRNRVMPLPS, via the coding sequence ATGAGCAAGGACTCGTTCGCCCAATCGGCCGCCTATTTGAAACAGGCGGTCCCCCTGATGATCAAGTATCAAATCCCCACCACACCGAACAATTACCACCTCTGGTACAACTACGTCTCCGGCGCCATGCCCGAGCTGAACAACGCCGTCGATCATGCCATAAAACTGCAGGGCACCTTCTCCCTCACCACCTGTGAGCGTCTCTATCACCAGCATCTGGCCAGCCAGGACGAACAGCAGATGGAGGCCATGAAGCTCAATCTGGTCGCCATGGCCAACGAGCTCGGCCACTCCATGCAAGATGCGCTGGTCGACACCGGCCAGTTCCAGGCGATGCTCGACAAGAGCTTCGACAAGTTGAGCCTCATCGATGACGAGGGGCTGAGCCTGGACGACACCATGGCCATCTTGCGGGAGCTGGTGCGCGAGTCGCGGGACGTGCGCATGTCCACCCTGCACTTTCGCAACCAGCTAAGCAGCGCCGAGAAGGAGATCAAGGAGCTCAAGGCGGCGCTGAACGAGACGCGCAAGATGGCCACCGAGGACGCTCTCACTGCCCTGCTCAACCGCCGCGCCTTCGATCTGGAGATGGACAGCCTGATCCGCAACAAGCAGCCCTTCTCGTTGATCATGACCGACATCGATCGTTTCAAGAACTTCAACGACGAATATGGCCATTTGCTGGGGGATCAGGTGCTGCGCATCGTCGGCAAGCGGCTGCGGGAAGTCAGCAAGGAGGGCATCACTGCCTATCGGCTTGGGGGGGAAGAGTTTGCCCTGCTGGTGCCGGGCCGGGCTCTGGCACTGACCCGCCAGATGGCGGAGAGCCTGCGCCGGGTCATAGAGCGGATGTCGCTGCTGGATCGCAAATCGGGCCGGCGCATCGATCACATCACCGCCTCCTTCGGTGTGGGGGAATACAATGGCCAGGAGACGGCGGACGCCCTGATAGAGCGTACCGACAAGCTGCTCTACAAGGCCAAGGAGCTCGGTCGCAACCGGGTGATGCCGCTCCCCTCCTGA
- the luxS gene encoding S-ribosylhomocysteine lyase translates to MPLLDSFTVDHTRMAAPAVRVAKTMQTPNKDTITVFDLRFCVPNQEILSERGIHTLEHLFAGFMRDHLNGNGVEIIDISPMGCRTGFYMSLIGAPDEARVGAAWQAAMSDVLTVQEQGKIPELNEYQCGTYSMHSLEEAHAIARHVLERGIGVNHNDELALPEEKLKSL, encoded by the coding sequence ATGCCGTTATTGGACAGTTTTACCGTCGACCATACCCGCATGGCAGCCCCGGCAGTCCGGGTGGCCAAGACCATGCAGACCCCGAACAAGGACACCATTACCGTGTTCGATCTGCGCTTCTGCGTGCCTAACCAGGAGATCCTCTCCGAGCGTGGCATCCACACCCTCGAGCATCTGTTTGCCGGTTTCATGCGTGATCATCTCAATGGCAATGGGGTCGAGATCATCGACATCTCCCCCATGGGATGCCGTACCGGCTTCTACATGAGCCTGATCGGCGCGCCGGACGAGGCCCGCGTGGGCGCGGCCTGGCAGGCTGCCATGAGCGATGTGCTGACAGTGCAGGAGCAGGGAAAGATCCCCGAGCTGAACGAATACCAGTGCGGTACCTACAGCATGCACTCCCTGGAAGAGGCTCATGCCATCGCCCGCCACGTGCTGGAGCGCGGCATCGGCGTCAACCACAACGATGAGCTGGCGTTGCCGGAAGAGAAGCTGAAAAGCCTCTGA
- a CDS encoding transglycosylase SLT domain-containing protein, which translates to MRLVVAAGLLMALTACSSRPPAQPENLCQIFREKPEWHKAALKMNEKWGTPVHVVMAMMYQESSFVHDAQPPMQYFLFIPTGRASSAYGYAQVKDETWDDYQRETGNGWSDRDDFADAIDFMGWYTNKAQRLNGTSKWDAYGQYLNYHEGWGGYRRGSYRSKGWLMKVSRKVEARAQRYGAQYRQCKDRLPSGGWFS; encoded by the coding sequence ATGCGTCTCGTGGTGGCGGCAGGCCTGCTGATGGCGCTGACTGCTTGCAGTTCCCGGCCACCGGCCCAGCCGGAAAACCTGTGCCAGATCTTTCGGGAAAAGCCGGAGTGGCACAAGGCGGCTCTCAAGATGAACGAGAAGTGGGGGACCCCGGTGCATGTGGTGATGGCCATGATGTATCAGGAGTCCTCCTTCGTGCACGATGCCCAGCCGCCGATGCAATACTTTCTCTTCATCCCGACCGGGCGTGCCAGCTCTGCTTACGGTTATGCCCAGGTCAAGGATGAGACTTGGGACGACTACCAGCGTGAGACAGGCAACGGCTGGAGCGATCGCGACGACTTCGCCGACGCCATCGATTTCATGGGCTGGTACACTAACAAGGCACAGCGGCTCAACGGCACCTCCAAGTGGGATGCCTATGGCCAGTATCTCAACTATCACGAAGGCTGGGGTGGCTACCGGCGTGGCAGCTACCGCAGCAAGGGGTGGCTGATGAAGGTCTCCCGCAAGGTGGAGGCCCGTGCTCAACGCTACGGCGCCCAGTATCGACAATGCAAGGATCGGCTCCCCAGCGGGGGCTGGTTCTCGTAA